Genomic DNA from Candidatus Methylomirabilota bacterium:
GCGAGCTCCGCGGCGTAGAGCGACACGCGCATCGAGTGGCTCTCGAGGTGCACATCCCGGTCCTCGAGCGCGGCGACGAAGGGGGCGAGGGTTTCCGTGCGAGTCAGCATCTTCATGGACCCAACATCCGTCGAGCGACCGGGTACCGTCAATTCGGCATCTCTGCTAAGAGGAATCCGCCGGCCCCGGAAGGGCCCCGCCACGCCGGGATCCGGCCGATCGTGAGCCGAGCCCGGCCCGGGCATGCCCCAGACCTGGGGTCCCTTGACACCCGGAGGCCCCAACAGTAGGGTGGGGTGGGGCTCCCGCCCCCATACCGCATGATCGCACTCGGGGCCGATCACGCCGGCTGGCAGCTCAAGGAGGAGATCAAGGCCTGGCTCCTCGACAAGAACGTCGAGGTCCTCGACTTCGGCACCTACTCGCCCGATGCGGTCGACTACCCCGACTACGCCGCCCAGGTGGCGGAGGCGGTGGCGGCCGGCAAGGCGGACCGCGGCATCCTGGTCTGCGGGACGGGCATCGGGATGTCCATGACCGCCAACAAGGTACCCGGCGCGCGCGCGGCCTTCTGCCCCGACCTCTTCACGGCACGCATGAGCCGAGCCCACAACGACGCCAACGTGCTGACCCTCGGGGGCCGGCTGACGGGCCGGGAGCTGGCGCTCGAGATCGTCGAGATGTGGCTCCGGACGGAATTCGAGGGGGGACGCCACAGCCGGCGGGTCGGCAAGATTGCGGAGCTGGAGCAGCGACACGCCGCCAGAGGGGAGGCCTAGGAGTGTGTCGGGATAACCCGGCGCTGACCGCCGAGCACCTGGTGCATCGAGGAGCGC
This window encodes:
- the rpiB gene encoding ribose 5-phosphate isomerase B, with the translated sequence MIALGADHAGWQLKEEIKAWLLDKNVEVLDFGTYSPDAVDYPDYAAQVAEAVAAGKADRGILVCGTGIGMSMTANKVPGARAAFCPDLFTARMSRAHNDANVLTLGGRLTGRELALEIVEMWLRTEFEGGRHSRRVGKIAELEQRHAARGEA